A window of the Drosophila simulans strain w501 chromosome 2L, Prin_Dsim_3.1, whole genome shotgun sequence genome harbors these coding sequences:
- the LOC6733096 gene encoding cytohesin-1 isoform X4 translates to MNKKQIKDELCEVVSEMEALDVPEDCKHSNKDKQMSIGRKKFNMDPKKGIEYLVENRLLRHDPQDVAHFLYKGEGLNKTAIGDYLGEKNDFNEDVLKAFVALHDFTNLILVQALRQFLWSFRLPGEAQKIDRMMETFAQRYCQLNPDIFTNTDTCYVLSFAIIMLNTSLHNPSVKDKPTVDQFISMNRGINNGGDLPRGLLESLYESIRTEPFKIPQDDGNDLMHTFFNPDKEGWLWKQGGRYKSWKRRWFILNDNCLYYFEYTTDKEPRGIIPLENISVREIHDRSKPHCFELFATGGADIIKACKTDSEGKVVEGKHTVYRMSAATEEDQQEWIKRLTQSISHNPFYDILVQRKKKALSKS, encoded by the exons CAAATTAAAGATGAGTTGTGCGAGGTTGTATCAGAAATGGAGGCGCTGGATGTGCCCGAAGACTGCAAGCATTCCAATAAAGATAAACAGATGTCCATTGGCCGTAAAAAGTTTAACATGGACCcaaaaaaag GCATTGAGTATCTCGTTGAAAACAGGCTGCTACGTCATGATCCCCAGGACGTTGCCCACTTTCTCTATAAGGGAGAGGGACTGAATAAAACAGCCATTG GCGATTACCTCGGCGAAAAAAACGATTTTAATGAAGATGTGCTCAAGGCTTTTGTGGCGCTTCACGATTTCACCAATCTCATTCTAGTACAAGCACTCAG ACAATTTCTGTGGTCGTTTCGCCTGCCCGGCGAGGCACAAAAGATCGATCGCATGATGGAGACCTTCGCACAGCGCTACTGTCAACTAAATCCAGATATATTCACCAACACGGACACATGCTATGTGCTCAGCTTCGCAATTATAATGCTAAATACCTCACTACACAATCCATCT GTTAAAGACAAACCCACCGTTGATCAATTCATATCGATGAATCGTGGCATCAACAACGGCGGAGATTTGCCCCGTGGCCTGCTGGAATCCCTTTACGAATCAATTCGAACAGAGCCATTTAAAATACCACAGGATGATGGCAATGATTTGATGCACACCTTCTTCAATCCCGACAAGGAGGGCTGGCTGTGGAAGCAAGGCGGCAG ATACAAATCGTGGAAACGACGTTGGTTTATTTTGAACGACAATTGCTTATACTATTTTGAATACACAACGGATAAGGAACCACGCGGCATTATACCGCTGGAGAATATATCGGTGCGCGAGATTCACGATCGCAGCAAACCGCACTGCTTTGAGCTGTTTGCGACGGGCGGTGCTGATATAATCAAGGCGTGCAAGACTGACTCTGAGGGCAAA gTGGTAGAGGGCAAGCATACGGTGTACCGCATGTCCGCTGCCACGGAGGAAGATCAACAGGAGTGGATCAAGCGTTTGACGCAGTCCATCAGCCATAATCCGTTTTATGACATCCTGgtacaaagaaaaaaaaaggcactCAGCAAGAGTTAA